GTATGAAAAGATGACTCCTCCCCGGGTTATGACCAGTGAAGGGGAAGTTATTACGGGTGTAAGGAGCGATGTTGAAGCCCCGAAAGGCGCTTTAATAGGTACCCCCGTTTCTGCTGGTGTTGCAGAGGGGTACGTAAAGGTTGTCCTCACACCTGAAGATGCAAAGCTTAGCAAAGGGGATATATTAGTGGCTCCTTTTATTGATCCAGGCTGGACTCCCCTATTTTATTCAATTCAAGCTCTGGTAGTGGAGATTGGTGGTATGATGACACACGGCTCTATCATTGCACGGGAGTACGGTATTCCTGCTGTTGTTGGCATAGAAAATGTTACCAGAATATTGAAGGACGGCCAGTATGTCCGTGTTAACGGTACCAAGGGCTTTGTACAGGTTCTGAAGTGAAAAAAAAGGTTAAACGGTGTTCTCTATCGTGTATAAGAAATTAGCAGGATTATTAATTTAAAATCACTTCTAAATTTTTTAAATTTATTTTAAAACTCTTTTGTTTATTGTTCTCTTTGCTATTTTCCTGCCCCTGGCTATTTTCGAAAATTTCCAGCATGTTCTGCCATTAAAATTTGAATTAGAGCGATATTTGAAATTATATTTATGGATTGCTTGCTGACAGTCTCAAACCTATACCCATCATATCTACTTCTCTCTCTTACCGGATGATTTTGTCTGTATGATCCGTTCCTGTTTTGCATCTCGTCTTAAAGCAATTTTTGATATCGAATTGAGGTTTGTAATTTCAATTCATAGTTAAAATCTATGTAAACAGGTTAGATAATGTTTTATCTGAAAAATTATATAATATAGACTTGCCTCTTAACTAATCTATCACAAAGTTGGTTGAGTAAATAGTCCAAGTTTGGAATAATGTGGTTTCAGTAACAGATGAAGATATTATTACGGAACCTGAAAAATATCCTAACTGGAAACTGGGCATTAACTTCGAAAAATAGAGCTACTTGGGGGTAAATAAATGAAAAATAAAGGGAAGCTATGTTCAACAGCTTTAGCTTCGGTATTCCTGGTTTTTGTTTTTTTATTTTTAACCTCAGCTTCAGCTTCAGCGGCTCAAGTTACAAAAATTGGCACAGGATACGATCCTGCTGTCTATGGTAATGAGGTAGTATGGACAAATGGGGTTGTTATTCATCTATACAACCTGACCGATGGAACAGACACTGTAATTAGCTCTTCTGGAGCATCCAGTCCAGATATTTACGAAAACAAAGTAGTGTGGCATGATATGAGTAGCGGGACACCAAAGCTTGCTGTGTACGATATTCCTACAGCTACAAAAACTTACATAACGCAGAATGTAGACCAATATAGCAAACCTGCTATTTACGGCGACAGAATAGTCTGGAGTGCAAATGATAGCGTGTATCTGATGGATATGTCTACGTCCACGCAGACTGTGATTGGAAACGGTAGTAATCCCGACATATATGGCACAAAAGTGGTATATTATTCATATTCCGAAGATCCAGAAGCAGATATAACTGTCAGAATGTATGACATCAATACGAAGGAAAAAGCAACTGTAACTTCATATGGTTATCCAAATATACCTCGTATATGGGGTTCTAAAGTCATCTGGTCTGATGTGTATAACCATCAGGGATATATCGTGATGTACGATATGGCAACAAATAAAACCATAGATGTCACACATCCACTTGACACCGATCCAGATGGAAATGAATACGGCGCCAGTACAGGGACATACATTGCCATACAGGATGACAAAATTGTATATAACAAATGCGTTGATGATTACGAAGGCAAACCTGGAGTATATGTATACAATATAACTGAAGGACAAAGTACACTGATATATGGCTACTCTGATGACGTTTATACGACGCCAGAAGTATACAATAACACTATTGTATGGGGGATGGACAAGAATTACGTTGATGATGCAGAAAACAATGATATCTATTTATACAATCTTTCATACAATCTTTCAGAGTAACCTGAAAATCTCATAGTAAGGTTTGTGGTGGAAATCCACCACAATATTTTACTGGAAAACATCTGTGTTTCGGATTTGGTAAGGATAAAAAAGTAGAATATCTTTAAT
This region of Methanosarcina flavescens genomic DNA includes:
- a CDS encoding TolB family protein, which codes for MKNKGKLCSTALASVFLVFVFLFLTSASASAAQVTKIGTGYDPAVYGNEVVWTNGVVIHLYNLTDGTDTVISSSGASSPDIYENKVVWHDMSSGTPKLAVYDIPTATKTYITQNVDQYSKPAIYGDRIVWSANDSVYLMDMSTSTQTVIGNGSNPDIYGTKVVYYSYSEDPEADITVRMYDINTKEKATVTSYGYPNIPRIWGSKVIWSDVYNHQGYIVMYDMATNKTIDVTHPLDTDPDGNEYGASTGTYIAIQDDKIVYNKCVDDYEGKPGVYVYNITEGQSTLIYGYSDDVYTTPEVYNNTIVWGMDKNYVDDAENNDIYLYNLSYNLSE
- a CDS encoding PEP-utilizing enzyme; translated protein: MTPPRVMTSEGEVITGVRSDVEAPKGALIGTPVSAGVAEGYVKVVLTPEDAKLSKGDILVAPFIDPGWTPLFYSIQALVVEIGGMMTHGSIIAREYGIPAVVGIENVTRILKDGQYVRVNGTKGFVQVLK